The following proteins come from a genomic window of Bradyrhizobium paxllaeri:
- a CDS encoding TonB-dependent receptor yields the protein MTYEVAARNVVRAVSLGAVSYLALSLNVSTGQQAFAQTLPPVTVDAPDKPRARQTTQRSQTSTSRVQRRVAAPAPRRVEPVPYVTPSTGTLGSPPAPYAGGQVATGGSLGLLGNRSVMDTPFNQTNYTAQLIQNQQARTIRDVLMNDPSVRVIQAAGGGADSLFVRGFYLDSGDYGLNGLYGIAPYYSIGANFIERVEVLKGPSAVLNGMTTGGTGVASGGAVGGSVNLITKHAPDVDITQLTSTYVSRSQFGGNIDVSRRYGEHKEWGVRLNSTYSNGSTPWNRQTDEFGNVVLGLDYRGENARVAVDLGYQADNLNPPMRFFNIPTTTTLIPPPPKAGTNFQVPWAYYAPTDFFSTVKGEVDVNDWVTAYASFGYHDSNINYAYPSPNISNVAPGALTSPPGVFQLGGLWSRPFAGKETFETLAGETGIRANVDTGPVNHAVNVNYSINDRTYNQKVWTRSNNALTDIIFWNLYTEPTNIPKPNFTTLSASQLTNVNISSVGVSDTMSMFNKRVQLTVGVRRQTAGSEVTNYLTPALSRPETDSSVWTPAYALVVKPVENISLYANYIEGLQTPHVVGSGFANIGTVFPPGQTKQAEAGVKIDTGRLTTTMSVFDITQPSIIAVGNVQVLNGQQRNRGVELNVFGEITPAIRLLGGLALIDGKQVKTANNGATDGRTAVGVPAVTANIGAEWDTPFMRDLTLTGRIVYTSSQYVNVTNTLTLPEWTRVDIGARYTFTSPWNGKPIVVRANIENVFNEAYWASAYSGVITLAAPRTYLLSTTFNF from the coding sequence ATGACGTATGAAGTCGCTGCCAGAAATGTTGTGCGCGCTGTTTCGCTGGGAGCGGTAAGCTATCTCGCGCTTTCATTGAATGTTTCGACCGGCCAGCAGGCGTTCGCGCAGACTTTGCCGCCTGTGACGGTGGATGCTCCCGACAAGCCCAGAGCGCGGCAGACGACTCAGAGATCGCAAACGTCCACATCACGCGTGCAGCGGCGCGTCGCTGCGCCTGCGCCTCGCCGGGTGGAGCCGGTGCCATATGTGACGCCTTCGACCGGAACGCTTGGTTCGCCACCGGCTCCGTATGCAGGAGGGCAGGTCGCGACGGGAGGGAGCCTCGGACTCCTGGGCAATCGCAGCGTCATGGATACGCCCTTCAATCAGACCAACTATACCGCGCAATTGATACAGAACCAGCAGGCGCGGACGATCCGCGACGTCCTGATGAACGATCCTTCAGTTCGCGTCATCCAGGCGGCGGGTGGCGGCGCCGATAGTCTGTTTGTTCGCGGTTTTTATCTCGACAGCGGCGATTACGGGCTGAACGGCCTGTACGGAATCGCGCCGTATTACTCTATCGGGGCGAATTTCATCGAGCGCGTCGAAGTCCTGAAAGGACCGAGCGCTGTGCTCAACGGCATGACCACTGGCGGTACCGGTGTTGCGAGCGGTGGTGCCGTCGGCGGCAGCGTTAATCTCATCACCAAGCATGCTCCTGACGTCGACATTACGCAGCTGACGAGCACCTATGTTTCCAGGTCGCAGTTCGGCGGGAATATCGACGTCAGCCGGCGCTATGGCGAACACAAGGAGTGGGGGGTCCGGCTGAACAGCACCTACTCGAACGGCAGTACGCCGTGGAACCGTCAGACCGACGAATTCGGCAACGTTGTTCTCGGCCTTGACTATCGGGGCGAGAACGCGCGCGTGGCGGTCGATCTCGGCTACCAGGCCGACAATCTGAATCCGCCCATGCGTTTCTTTAATATACCTACGACAACAACGCTCATTCCGCCGCCACCGAAGGCTGGAACGAATTTCCAGGTTCCGTGGGCCTATTACGCGCCGACGGACTTCTTCTCGACCGTAAAAGGCGAGGTCGATGTCAACGACTGGGTAACCGCCTATGCGTCGTTTGGTTATCACGACAGCAACATCAACTATGCCTATCCTTCGCCCAACATCTCCAATGTCGCGCCGGGCGCACTGACGTCCCCTCCGGGGGTGTTCCAGTTGGGAGGCCTGTGGTCGCGTCCGTTTGCCGGCAAGGAGACTTTCGAGACGCTCGCGGGTGAGACCGGCATTCGCGCAAACGTGGACACCGGTCCCGTCAATCACGCGGTCAATGTGAACTACTCCATCAACGACCGAACCTATAACCAGAAGGTCTGGACGCGTTCGAACAATGCTCTAACCGACATTATTTTCTGGAACCTCTACACCGAGCCGACCAACATTCCCAAGCCCAACTTCACGACATTGTCCGCGAGCCAGTTGACCAATGTGAATATCTCAAGCGTGGGCGTTTCCGACACCATGTCGATGTTCAACAAGCGTGTTCAGCTGACGGTCGGCGTTCGTCGTCAGACGGCCGGAAGTGAGGTAACGAATTATCTCACGCCCGCTCTAAGCAGGCCGGAAACGGATTCTTCCGTATGGACCCCGGCCTATGCCTTGGTGGTGAAGCCGGTCGAGAACATCTCGCTGTACGCAAACTATATCGAAGGACTGCAAACGCCGCATGTCGTGGGTAGCGGGTTCGCCAATATCGGGACCGTGTTTCCGCCCGGTCAGACCAAGCAGGCCGAAGCGGGTGTGAAGATCGATACGGGCCGCCTGACGACGACCATGAGTGTGTTCGATATTACGCAGCCAAGCATTATCGCGGTAGGCAACGTCCAGGTTCTTAATGGCCAGCAGCGCAATCGCGGTGTCGAACTCAACGTGTTCGGCGAGATCACGCCTGCAATCCGGTTGCTCGGTGGCCTGGCCTTGATCGATGGCAAACAGGTCAAGACGGCCAACAATGGCGCGACAGACGGCAGGACTGCGGTCGGCGTTCCAGCGGTCACCGCCAACATCGGTGCTGAGTGGGATACGCCGTTTATGCGTGACCTGACGCTCACGGGAAGGATCGTTTATACCAGTTCGCAGTATGTCAACGTAACCAACACCCTCACGCTTCCGGAATGGACGAGGGTCGATATCGGGGCGCGATACACGTTTACGTCGCCCTGGAACGGCAAGCCGATCGTGGTGCGCGCCAATATCGAGAACGTTTTCAACGAAGCCTACTGGGCATCGGCCTACAGTGGTGTGATCACGCTCGCTGCCCCGCGCACCTATCTCCTGTCGACGACGTTCAATTTCTGA
- a CDS encoding MbtH family protein: MMVFDRDDVTFTVVINHEEQYSIWPTFKEIPNGWKAVGKTGSKKECLDHIEQVWTDMRPLTLRKFMDETAPQQSA; the protein is encoded by the coding sequence ATGATGGTGTTCGACAGAGACGACGTCACCTTCACCGTCGTCATCAATCACGAAGAGCAATACTCCATCTGGCCGACGTTCAAGGAAATTCCGAACGGCTGGAAAGCGGTGGGCAAGACGGGCAGCAAGAAGGAGTGTCTCGATCACATCGAGCAGGTATGGACCGACATGCGCCCGCTGACCTTGCGCAAATTCATGGACGAAACGGCGCCACAGCAGTCGGCTTGA
- a CDS encoding thioesterase II family protein, with amino-acid sequence MRLLCLPYSGGSAMIYARWRRLLPSWIDVRPVEWPGRGARMDEPPATDPCALASQLARELGAQLDAPYALFGHSLGAVIAFELAHSLLDRGAPAPAILFASGAEAPAVRDGSKWREPLSDEALLRELRSLRGTPEEVLSNPELMRSALPVLRADFLMCGAYVYRPRPPLPCPVHVFGGVDDETSREALQGWGRETSASFTLHMLPGHHFFIHTQQAELIDLIGTALARQSGRSIGLHRSEDHERVLRPATH; translated from the coding sequence ATGCGGCTTCTTTGTCTGCCTTACTCCGGCGGCAGCGCCATGATCTATGCGCGGTGGCGCAGGCTGCTGCCATCGTGGATCGATGTTCGGCCGGTGGAGTGGCCCGGGCGCGGCGCGCGCATGGACGAGCCGCCGGCGACCGATCCGTGCGCGTTGGCCTCGCAACTCGCCCGCGAACTTGGCGCGCAGCTTGACGCGCCTTACGCATTATTCGGGCACAGCCTTGGTGCCGTGATTGCGTTCGAGCTCGCGCACAGCCTGCTCGATCGCGGCGCACCGGCGCCAGCCATTCTCTTTGCCTCGGGCGCGGAGGCGCCGGCCGTTCGGGACGGCAGCAAATGGCGCGAGCCGCTGAGCGACGAGGCGTTGCTGCGGGAATTGCGCAGCCTGCGAGGCACGCCGGAGGAGGTGCTGTCGAACCCGGAGCTGATGCGATCGGCCCTGCCGGTGCTTCGCGCCGATTTCCTGATGTGCGGCGCCTATGTCTACCGGCCGCGGCCACCGTTGCCGTGCCCCGTGCATGTCTTCGGCGGCGTCGACGACGAAACCAGCCGCGAAGCGCTGCAGGGCTGGGGCCGCGAGACCTCGGCGTCATTCACGCTTCATATGCTGCCGGGGCATCACTTCTTCATTCACACGCAGCAGGCTGAACTGATCGACCTGATCGGCACGGCGCTGGCCCGGCAATCGGGGCGATCGATTGGTTTGCATCGGAGCGAGGATCATGAACGCGTTCTCCGTCCAGCCACTCATTGA
- a CDS encoding TauD/TfdA family dioxygenase: MNAFSVQPLIEGRSLPLLLKADSVGQPLGEALPMLRETIDRHLTDCGGIVFRDFSLDGPDAFRAFAADFGHPLLTYEFGSTPRSQVTSGVYTSTEYPPHQHIPLHNEQAYTRDWPMKIWFYCMQPALEGGETPIADSRAIYRDMPPAIRERFADKGVMYVRNYGNGLDVDWQQVFGTDSRSEVEAYCAGHDIECEWKEDGELRTRQICQGTARHPVTGEWVWFNQAHLFHVSNLEPEVRESLLDVVGDEVELPRNVFYGDGSPIDDETLFTVRSVLEKHKLSFPWQAGDVVMLDNMLTAHARAPFRGPRKVIVAMAEAHRRS, from the coding sequence ATGAACGCGTTCTCCGTCCAGCCACTCATTGAGGGCAGAAGTCTTCCGTTGCTGCTCAAGGCCGACTCGGTCGGGCAGCCGCTAGGCGAAGCGCTGCCGATGCTGCGCGAGACTATCGACCGGCATCTGACCGATTGCGGCGGCATCGTGTTTCGCGACTTCTCGCTCGACGGTCCCGATGCGTTTCGGGCCTTCGCGGCCGATTTCGGTCATCCGCTATTGACCTATGAGTTTGGATCGACACCGCGTTCGCAGGTCACCTCCGGAGTCTATACGTCCACGGAATATCCGCCGCACCAGCATATCCCGCTGCATAACGAGCAGGCCTATACGCGCGATTGGCCGATGAAGATCTGGTTCTACTGCATGCAGCCGGCGCTGGAGGGCGGCGAGACACCGATCGCCGACAGCCGCGCCATCTATCGCGATATGCCGCCGGCGATCCGGGAGCGCTTCGCCGACAAGGGCGTGATGTATGTGCGCAACTACGGCAACGGCCTCGATGTCGATTGGCAGCAGGTATTCGGCACCGACTCCAGATCAGAAGTCGAGGCTTACTGCGCCGGGCATGACATCGAATGCGAGTGGAAGGAAGATGGCGAGCTTCGCACGCGCCAGATCTGCCAGGGCACGGCGCGCCATCCGGTGACGGGGGAATGGGTCTGGTTCAATCAGGCGCACCTGTTCCACGTCTCTAACCTCGAGCCGGAGGTGCGCGAGAGTTTGCTCGACGTGGTCGGTGACGAGGTCGAGCTGCCGCGCAATGTCTTCTACGGCGACGGATCGCCGATCGACGATGAAACGCTGTTTACCGTCCGCAGCGTCCTCGAGAAACACAAGCTCAGTTTTCCGTGGCAGGCCGGCGACGTGGTGATGCTCGACAACATGCTTACCGCGCATGCCCGCGCACCGTTCAGGGGACCGCGCAAGGTAATCGTCGCGATGGCGGAAGCCCATCGGCGGAGCTGA